A part of Amphiprion ocellaris isolate individual 3 ecotype Okinawa chromosome 16, ASM2253959v1, whole genome shotgun sequence genomic DNA contains:
- the btaf1 gene encoding TATA-binding protein-associated factor 172, which produces MAVSRLDRLFILLDTGTTPVTRKAAAQQLGEVVKLHPHELNNLLSKVLTYLRSPNWDTRIAAGQAVEAIVKNIPEWNPSPNPKKESCEDLSPEDSSCNRLSFYHFDISRLLKHGASLLGSAGVEFELQDDKTGEMDTKERLARQRKLLQKKLGLDMGAAIGMDTEDLFNDEDLDYTCQPSGVRAHGSKASAGSSSRNHVPIQAAELIDSEFRPGMSSRQKNKAKRMAKLVAKQRSRDIDPNEKSNDSFEGEPEEKRRKTTNVVIDQPATEHKVLIDNVPDNSSLLEETHEWPLESFCEELCNDLFNPSWEVRHGAGTGLREILKSHGAGGGKLVGSTAEQMLRQHQEWIEDVVIRLLCVFALDRFGDFVSDEVVAPVRETCAQTLGVALRHMNETGVSMTVDVLLKLLKEDQWEVRHGGLLGIKYALAVRQDLIAVLLPRVLPAITEGLQDLDDDVRAVAAAALIPVVEGLVQLQPNKVPFIVDTLWDALLGLDDLTASTNSIMTLLSSLLTYPQVGQCRTQQSLTVLVPRVWPFLRHTISSVRRAALETLFTLLSKADQSCAEWINPILQDMLRHIFQSCILESNEEILELIQKVWMELLTQAPQQYVVAASCPWMGAWLCLMMQASHIPIDLNMLLEVKARSKDKAGTKARQGNCQVKETVQEYIAGAETVTDDPVTRDYVVVRARLMAAKLLGALCRCICDPQLNAASQEIRPAESLGQLLLFHLNSKSALQRTAVSLVICEWASLQKDCQLVSSMVQPRLLAILSEQLYYDEIAIPFTRMQNECKQLIALLADAHIDLQDRLSCSVFTIDQANELVTTIFAESTAGLNVKSKQGQALDSKRQQAQATVMETSAEWQQLHLRVHMVTACAVINLQVLPDKLNPLVRPLMEAIKREENTLIQGYAASFIAKLLQQCAGRSPCPNSKIIKNLCASACVDSAVTPSSACPVPPTQENAKGSGLDKDGMHHTVNKTRGIITLYRHQRAAFAITSKRGPAPKAPKTPSTELPPGSTISTDNDESKKPFLIQRRGAEFSLTTVARHFGAELTRTLPYLWENTVGPLRTVATENRCIDRQVQLERGDTAAQELVNSLQVLEVMAGAMAAELRPLLLEHLPHLFTCLQHPYTAVRHMAARCVGVLSKIATLETMNNFLEYVLPWLAAIDDCTKQEGAIEALACVMEQLDVDIVPYIVLLVVPVLGRMSDPSDSIRFMATQCFATLIRLLPLEAGIPDPPDMSADLIRQKARERHFLEQLLDGRKLENYKIPVPIKAELRKYQQDGVNWLSFLNKYKLHGILCDDMGLGKTLQSICILAGDHYLRAQEYAKTKAADCSPMPSLVVCPPTLTGHWVDEVGKFCTKEYLNPLHYTGPPTERMRLQHQVKKHNLIVASYDVVRNDIDFFRNIKFNYCILDEGHVIKNGKTKLSKAIKQLAANFRVILSGTPIQNNVLELWSLFDFLMPGFLGTERQFAARYGKPILASRDAKSSSREQEAGVLAMEALHRQVLPFLLRRMKEDVLQDLPPKIIQDYYCNLSPLQVQLYEDFAKSRAKASVEDSISVASTEEEEKPKLKATGHVFQALQYLRKLCNHPSLVLTSQHPEYKRITEQLAGQNSSLRDIQHAPKLSALKQLLLDCGLGGGGGSEGGTEAVVAQHRVLIFCQLKSMLDIVEHDLLKPKLPAVTYLRLDGSVQAGLRHSIVSRFNNDPSIDVLLLTTHVGGLGLNLTGADTVVFVEHDWNPMRDLQAMDRAHRIGQKRVVNVYRLITRGTLEEKIMGLQKFKMSIANTIISQENTSLQSMGTDQLLNLFTLDKDDKGDRSEQPPSTSGKASMKSVLDGLGELWDQQQYDTEYNLDNFMHSLQ; this is translated from the exons ATGGCTGTATCAAG ACTTGATCGTTTGTTTATCCTGCTTGACACCGGAACAACACCAGTAACCAGGAAAGCAGCAGCCCAACAGCTTGGAGAAGTGGTCAAACTACACCCACATGAACTTAATAACCTTttgtcaaag GTCTTGACCTATCTAAGGAGTCCCAACTGGGACACTCGTATAGCCGCAGGTCAAGCTGTAGAGGCCATAGTGAAGAATATTCCTGAGTGGAACCCATCTCCCAACCCTAAAAAAG AATCTTGTGAAGACTTATCTCCAGAGGACTCCTCTTGTAACCGGTTGAGCTTCTACCACTTTGATATCTCCCGTCTGCTCAAACATGGTGCATCTCTGCTGGGATCTGCTGGGGTTGAATTTGAGCTGCAGGATGACAAAACTG GTGAGATGGATACCAAGGAACGTCTTGCCCGCCAGAGAAAACTTCTTCAGAAGAAGTTGGGCCTGGACATGGGTGCTGCTATTGGTATGGACACAGAGGACCTGTTCAATGACGAGGACCTAGACTATACCTGCCAACCCAGTGGAGTCAGAGCCCATGGAAGCAAAGCCTCAGCTGGATCCAGCTCCCGCAACCATGTG cccATTCAAGCTGCCGAATTGATTGACTCAGAGTTCCGGCCAGGCATGAGCAGTCGCCAAAAGAATAAGGCTAAGAGGATGGCTAAACTTGTGGCAAAACAAAGATCCAGAGACATAGATCCTAATGAAAAGAG TAACGACAGTTTTGAGGGTGAACCTGAGGAGAAACgaagaaaaacaaccaatgTGGTTATTGACCAACCGGCAACAGAGCATAAAGTCTTAATCGACAATGTTCCAGATAACTCCAGTCTTTTAGAGGAG ACACATGAGTGGCCTCTGGAGAGCTTCTGTGAGGAGCTCTGCAATGACCTCTTCAATCCTTCAtgggag GTTCGTCATGGTGCAGGTACAGGTCTTAGAGAAATTCTCAAGTCCCATGGTGCTGGGGGTGGGAAGCTGGTCGGAAGCACTGCAGAACAG ATGTTGCGACAGCATCAGGAGTGGATAGAGGACGTGGTCATCCGGCTGCTCTGTGTCTTTGCTCTGGACCGCTTTGGAGATTTTGTATCTGATGAG GTGGTGGCTCCTGTCAGAGAGACATGTGCTCAGACACTTGGAGTGGCCCTTCGCCACATGAATGAAACTGGTGTTTCCATGACAGTAGATGTCctgctgaagctgctgaaaGAGGATCAGTGGGAGGTCCGTCATGGAGGCCTGCTGGGCATAAAGTATGCCCTGGCTGTTCGTCAG GACTTGATAGCTGTTTTACTGCCCCGGGTTCTCCCAGCTATCACAGAAGGCTTACAAGACCTAGATGACGATGTGAGGgctgtggcagcagcagcactcatCCCTGTGGTGGAAGGCTTGGTGCAGCTACAGCCCAACAAG gtaCCCTTCATAGTGGACACACTATGGGATGCTCTTTTGGGATTGGACGACCTCACAGCTTCCACCAACAGTATAATGACTTTGCTGTCCTCGTTGCTCACTTATCCACAGGTCGGACAGTGCAG AACGCAGCAGTcactaactgttctagttcctCGGGTTTGGCCGTTCTTGAGACACACTATATCATCAGTAAGACGGGCAGCGCTGGAAACTCTATTCACACTTCTGTCTAAAGCTGATCAG AGTTGTGCAGAGTGGATAAATCCCATCCTACAAGATATGCTCCGGCACATCTTTCAGTCCTGCATACTGGAGAGCAATGAAGAAATCCTTGAACTGATCCAGAAG GTATGGATGGAGTTATTGACTCAGGCCCCCCAACAGTATGTGGTAGCAGCCAGCTGTCCATGGATGGGTGCCTGGCTCTGTCTAATGATGCAGGCCTCTCACATACCTATAGACCTGAACATGCTGCTGGAGGTCAAAGCCCGCTCCAAG GATAAGGCTGGGACAAAGGCACGTCAAGGGAACTGTCAGGTGAAAGAAACGGTTCAGGAATATATAGCCGGTGCAGAGACGGTAACGGATGACCCTGTGACAAGGGACTATGTGGTGGTTCGTGCTCGACTCATGGCTGCTAA ATTGCTGGGAGCTCTGTGTAGGTGTATATGTGACCCTCAGCTCAATGCTGCATCTCAGGAGATCAGACCAGCTGAGTCTTTGGGTCAACTGTTGCTCTTCCACCTCAACTCCAAGTCTGCCCTGCAGCGCACAGCAGTGTCTTTGGTGATTTGCGAGTGGGCTTCACTgcagaag GACTGTCAGCTGGTGTCATCTATGGTGCAGCCTCGTCTCCTGGCCATTCTGTCTGAGCAATTGTATTACGATGAGATTGCCATCCCCTTCACACGCATGCAGAATGAATGTAAGCAGCTAATTGCGCTGCTAGCTGATGCCCACATAGACCTTCAAGACCGCCTCAGTTGCAGTGTTTTCACCATTGATCAAGCCAATGAACTG GTAACCACCATCTTTGCAGAGTCAACAGCGGGTCTAAATGTGAAGTCCAAGCAGGGACAGGCACTGGACAGTAAACGACAGCAGGCTCAAGCAACAGTGATGGAGACCAGCGCAGAGTGGCAGCAGCTGCATCTGCGTGTTCACATGGTCACGGCCTGTGCAGTGATTAATCTGCAAGTGCTTCCTGACAAACTCAACCCCCTGGTCAGGCCTCTGATGGAGGCCATTAAGAGGGAGGAGAACACCCTGATCCAGGGTTATGCTGCTTCTTTTATAGCCAAGCTGCTGCAGCAGTGTGCTGGACGCTCGCCCTGCCCCAActccaaaatcatcaaaaacctCTGTGCCTCGGCCTGCGTGGACTCTGCAGTCACACCCTCATCTGCTTGCCCCGTACCCCCCACACAGGAAAATGCCAAAG GGAGTGGTTTGGACAAAGATGGCATGCATCACACGGTCAACAAAACTCGAGGTATCATCACCCTGTACCGGCACCAAAGGGCTGCATTTGCTATCACCAGTAAAAGAGGTCCAGCCCCTAAAGCACCAAAGACCCCCTCCACAGAGCTTCCTCCCGGCAGCACCATCAGCACTGATAACGATGAG AGCAAGAAGCCATTTCTTATTCAGAGGCGAGGGGCAGAGTTCTCCCTAACAACTGTTGCCAGGCACTTTGGTGCAGAACTCACCAGGACTCTGCCATACCTCTGGGAGAACACAGTGGGGCCACTGAGGACAGTAGCGACGGAAAATCGGTGCATTG ATAGGCAGGTCCAGCTGGAGAGGGGAGACACTGCAGCTCAGGAATTGGTCAACTCTCTGCAAGTGCTGGAGGTCATGGCAGGAGCCATGGCTGCTGAACTCAGACCTTTG cTACTGGAGCACCTACCCCATCTGTTTACATGCCTACAACACCCATACACAGCAGTGCGCCACATGGCAGCCCGCTGTGTGGGTGTGCTCAGTAAGATAGCCACACTGGAGACCATGAACAATTTCCTTGAGTATGTACTACCCTGGTTAGCTGCTATTGATGACTGCACAAAACAGGAAGGTGCCATCGAGGCTTTAGCCT GTGTCATGGAGCAGCTAGATGTGGACATTGTGCCCTACATCGTGCTGCTGGTAGTACCAGTGCTGGGACGTATGAGTGACCCCAGCGATAGCATTCGCTTCATGGCCACACAGTGCTTTGCTACGCTCATTCGCCTGCTGCCGCTAGAG GCAGGTATACCAGATCCTCCCGACATGTCAGCTGACCTGATCCGCCAGAAAGCCAGAGAGCGCCACTTCTTGGAGCAGCTGCTAGATGGCAGAAAGTTGGAGAACTATAAGATCCCTGTGCCCATTAAAGCTGAGCTCAGGAAGTACCAACAG GATGGAGTAAACTGGCTGTCATTCCTTAACAAATACAAGCTGCATGGGATTCTGTGTGATGACATGGGGCTCGGCAAGACACTGCAGTCCATCTGCATTCTGGCAGGCGATCATTACCTCAG GGCACAGGAATATGCCAAGACTAAGGCTGCAGACTGCAGCCCCATGCCCTCTCTGGTGGTGTGTCCTCCCACACTGACTGGCCACTGGGTGGACGAAGTAGGCAAGTTTTGCACCAAAGAGTACCTCAACCCTCTGCACTACACTGGGCCTCCTACAGAACGGATGCG gttGCAACATCAAGTAAAGAAACACAATCTTATAGTAGCTTCTTACGATGTTGTGCGAAATGACATTGACTTTTTTAG gaatATAAAATTTAATTACTGTATCCTTGATGAGGGTCATGTCatcaaaaatgggaaaaccaAACTTTCCAAAGCCATCAAACAGTTGGCAGCCAACTTCCGAGTCATCTTGTCAGGAACACCCATTCAG AACAATGTCCTGGAATTGTGGTCGTTGTTCGACTTCCTTATGCCGGGCTTCCTTGGAACAGAACGTCAGTTTGCCGCTCGCTACGGTAAACCAATCCTAGCCAGTCGAGACGCCAAAAGCTCCTCACGGGAACAGGAGGCCG GTGTCCTGGCTATGGAGGCCCTGCATCGACAAGTGCTGCCCTTCCttctgaggaggatgaaggaggatGTCCTTCAGGATCTTCCTCCTAAAATCATTCAGGACTATTACTGCAACCTGAGCCCTCTACAG GTTCAGTTATATGAAGACTTTGCAAAGTCTAGAGCCAAGGCCAGTGTGGAGGACAGCATCTCTGTGGCCTCtacagaggaagaggaaaagccCAAACTGAAAGCAACTGGCCATGTCTTCCAG GCGCTGCAGTACCTACGGAAACTGTGCAACCACCCAAGTTTGGTCTTGACCTCGCAGCATCCAGAGTACAAACGCATCACCGAACAGCTGGCAGGTCAAAACTCGAGTCTGCGGGACATTCAGCATGCGCCTAAACTCTCCGCTCTCAAGCAG TTGCTGCTGGACTGTGGTCTCGGTGGTGGTGGAGGATCAGAGGGGGGCACTGAGGCAGTGGTGGCCCAGCATCGAGTGCTAATTTTCTGTCAGCTGAAGAGTATGCTGGACATCGTTGAGCACGACCTGCTGAAACCCAAACTGCCCGCTGTCACCTACCTGAGGCTGGACGGCAGCGTGCAGGCTGGCCTGCGTCACTCCATTGTTTCCAG GTTTAACAATGATCCATCCATTgatgtgctgctgctgaccaCTCATGTGGGTGGTCTGGGGTTGAACCTGACAGGTGCAGATACTGTGGTGTTTGTGGAGCATGACTGGAACCCCATGAGGGATCTGCAGGCCATGGATCGTGCTCATAGAATAGGACAG AAACGAGTGGTGAATGTGTACAGGCTGATTACACGAGGCACACTGGAGGAGAAGATAATGGGACTGCAGAAATTCAAAATGAGCATTGCCAACACCATTATCAGCCAAGAGAACACCAGCCTGCAGAGCATGGGCACAGACCAGCTCCTCAACCTCTTCACTCTGGACAAG GATGATAAGGGCGACAGAAGTGAGCAGCCCCCGTCAACCTCAGGGAAGGCCTCCATGAAGTCGGTGCTGGACGGCCTGGGAGAGTTATGGGACCAGCAGCAGTACGACACAGAGTACAACCTGGACAACTTCATGCACTCCCTGCAGTAG